In one Candidatus Microthrix subdominans genomic region, the following are encoded:
- a CDS encoding pirin family protein, with amino-acid sequence MSSAIELRIDPRVRPVGGGQVRRLLPYRKRRMVGPFIYADVIGPETFAAGSGIDVDAHPHIGLSTVTYLFEGRMVHRDSTGAVETIEPGAINWMTAGSGVTHTERSHPDDRPTTRTMHGLQTWVALPADAENAAPSFEHTATADIPTDTTGRSSVRVAVGSGWGLDSPVTGSSPLVLAEIELDAGSPVPIVSDLRELAVLSLVGEVRVNDEPVALGQLAVLRPEIAATLSGSGTAIVLGGDPVGKRHIWWNFVHSDPERIEEAKADWIAQRFSRVPNDHEPHVPLPR; translated from the coding sequence ATGAGTTCAGCCATCGAACTCCGCATCGATCCCAGGGTTCGACCGGTCGGCGGCGGCCAGGTGCGGCGTCTTCTCCCGTATCGCAAGCGTCGCATGGTTGGTCCGTTCATCTACGCCGACGTCATCGGCCCGGAGACGTTCGCAGCTGGATCGGGGATCGACGTCGACGCCCACCCCCACATCGGGCTGTCCACCGTGACGTATCTGTTCGAGGGCCGCATGGTGCATCGCGATTCGACCGGGGCGGTGGAGACCATCGAGCCGGGAGCCATCAACTGGATGACCGCTGGGTCCGGAGTCACACACACTGAACGATCTCACCCCGACGATCGGCCGACGACCCGAACGATGCACGGTCTCCAGACCTGGGTGGCCCTGCCGGCCGATGCCGAGAACGCGGCACCATCGTTCGAGCACACCGCTACAGCCGACATCCCGACCGACACGACCGGCCGATCCTCGGTGCGAGTCGCCGTCGGCTCCGGCTGGGGCCTGGACTCGCCGGTGACCGGTTCGTCACCCCTAGTGCTGGCGGAGATCGAGCTGGACGCCGGGTCGCCAGTTCCGATCGTGTCGGACCTTCGGGAGCTGGCGGTGTTGTCGCTCGTCGGCGAGGTACGGGTCAACGACGAACCGGTCGCGTTGGGTCAGCTAGCGGTGCTTCGCCCTGAGATCGCGGCAACGCTCAGCGGCTCTGGTACCGCCATCGTTCTCGGCGGCGATCCGGTCGGCAAACGCCACATCTGGTGGAATTTCGTCCACAGCGACCCAGAGCGGATCGAGGAGGCCAAGGCCGACTGGATCGCCCAACGATTCTCCCGCGTGCCAAACGACCATGAGCCGCACGTGCCGCTTCCCCGCTGA
- a CDS encoding pirin family protein — MEILTWVLHGSLVHQDSEDNSEVIYPDLAHRLSAGIGPTRCGSRPASGIQPGYGQHGLDNRLRGGGLVPVASGLAEHDRDAAIRINNCDAASSAARLDISWSGGGGSGAIVVAAVGLPPSSEPAGSLTEVLRKSGSSIAARQR; from the coding sequence ATGGAAATTTTGACCTGGGTGCTCCACGGGTCCCTGGTGCACCAGGACTCCGAGGACAACTCCGAGGTGATCTATCCCGACCTGGCCCACCGCTTAAGCGCTGGCATCGGACCTACCAGATGTGGATCCCGCCCGGCGAGCGGCATCCAGCCCGGCTACGGACAACATGGGCTCGATAACCGCCTCCGGGGAGGAGGCCTCGTCCCGGTCGCTTCGGGCTTGGCCGAGCACGACCGGGACGCCGCCATCCGGATCAATAACTGCGACGCTGCGTCTTCCGCAGCACGGCTTGACATCAGTTGGAGCGGTGGGGGTGGGAGTGGGGCAATTGTGGTGGCGGCTGTAGGACTCCCGCCTTCCTCCGAGCCGGCGGGAAGCTTGACGGAGGTTTTGCGGAAAAGCGGGAGCTCTATAGCCGCTCGACAGCGCTGA
- a CDS encoding DUF433 domain-containing protein: MELTSVIETRPGVRSGKPCFVGTRIAVYDVLDYLASGMTVDEIVTDFPELTADHVRAAIEFAAMRERRLATPA; the protein is encoded by the coding sequence ATGGAGCTGACGTCGGTGATCGAGACCCGTCCTGGGGTGCGAAGCGGCAAGCCATGTTTTGTTGGGACGCGGATAGCAGTTTATGACGTCTTGGATTATCTGGCATCGGGCATGACCGTCGATGAGATCGTCACAGATTTTCCCGAGTTGACGGCAGACCATGTTCGGGCTGCGATCGAGTTCGCTGCGATGCGTGAGCGGCGGCTCGCCACCCCGGCGTGA
- a CDS encoding DUF5615 family PIN-like protein → MRLLLDQNLSRHLVRQLAVEFPGSEHVTGVGLDTATDVEIWEYAADQGFVIVSKDSDFRQLAFLNGPPPKVVWLRLGNVSTLDILQTLRRHQNAIAAFSDAADEALLVVPST, encoded by the coding sequence GTGAGGCTGCTGCTCGACCAGAACCTGTCCCGACACCTTGTTCGTCAGCTCGCTGTCGAGTTCCCTGGTAGCGAGCACGTCACCGGCGTTGGTCTCGACACGGCGACCGATGTCGAGATCTGGGAGTACGCGGCGGACCAAGGGTTTGTCATCGTGTCGAAGGACTCTGATTTCCGGCAGCTCGCGTTTCTGAACGGGCCGCCCCCGAAGGTCGTTTGGTTGCGGCTCGGCAACGTGTCCACGCTGGACATTCTCCAGACACTGCGCCGCCATCAAAATGCGATTGCTGCCTTTTCGGACGCTGCCGATGAGGCACTACTCGTTGTTCCATCCACCTGA
- a CDS encoding helix-turn-helix transcriptional regulator, with protein sequence MLASPYRFRYTERMSAADLIASRRRELGLSQGQLAELAATSRERINTYERDRVSPRTDTLSRVMRAMHFDLAAVPTMTFEERRSLALSSAVAERLRRNPERVIAKARENLKEMRLIGQHEQPWVDVWESLLELGPGPVCSLLTSVDQFARDLRQSSPFAGVLTDDERRRAVHGLQR encoded by the coding sequence GTGCTCGCCAGCCCGTATCGGTTCAGATACACTGAACGAATGAGTGCTGCCGACTTGATCGCTTCTCGTCGCCGGGAACTCGGCCTGTCGCAGGGGCAATTGGCCGAACTGGCAGCGACGTCCAGGGAGCGGATCAACACTTACGAGCGCGATCGCGTCAGCCCAAGGACCGACACTCTGTCCAGGGTCATGCGCGCTATGCACTTCGATCTTGCTGCCGTGCCGACCATGACGTTTGAAGAGCGTCGATCACTGGCGCTCAGCTCGGCGGTGGCCGAGCGGCTTCGACGCAACCCAGAGCGAGTGATCGCCAAAGCGCGGGAGAACCTTAAGGAAATGCGATTGATCGGCCAGCACGAACAGCCGTGGGTTGACGTTTGGGAGTCGCTACTGGAACTGGGACCCGGCCCGGTCTGCTCACTTCTCACTTCGGTCGATCAGTTCGCACGAGATCTCCGCCAGAGCTCACCGTTTGCCGGCGTTCTCACCGATGACGAACGTCGACGGGCGGTTCACGGGCTGCAGCGATGA
- a CDS encoding TetR/AcrR family transcriptional regulator gives MGRVTTTEPPVKGPQQDRSRATRLALLEAAVGCLAEVGWSGSTVTVVAERAGVSRGAAQHHFPTREDLFVAAVEHMTEARALEIHRYIEAQGDETISTQRVVEMVVDMHTGELFHAALALWVASAAEPQLRKRVVTLETRVGRQVYGATVQLLGVDDQNPGVRPLIQATIDMARGLGLANLLGDDRRRRSPIIAQWSELLDGALRRAADHGRNPPDA, from the coding sequence CTGGGCAGAGTGACCACCACCGAACCACCGGTGAAGGGCCCCCAGCAGGATCGAAGCCGGGCGACCCGCCTTGCGTTGCTGGAGGCGGCCGTCGGCTGCCTCGCCGAGGTGGGCTGGTCGGGAAGCACCGTCACGGTTGTTGCGGAGCGGGCCGGGGTGTCCCGCGGCGCGGCGCAGCACCATTTTCCCACCCGCGAGGATCTGTTCGTCGCTGCGGTCGAACACATGACCGAGGCCCGGGCCCTGGAGATCCACCGCTACATCGAGGCCCAGGGCGACGAGACCATCTCGACCCAGCGCGTGGTCGAGATGGTCGTAGACATGCACACCGGCGAGCTGTTTCATGCGGCGCTTGCGCTGTGGGTGGCGTCCGCGGCCGAGCCTCAGCTGCGCAAGCGGGTCGTCACCCTGGAGACCCGCGTCGGCCGACAGGTGTACGGGGCGACGGTGCAACTGCTCGGCGTCGACGATCAGAACCCGGGGGTGCGCCCACTGATCCAAGCGACGATCGACATGGCACGCGGCCTCGGGCTGGCAAACCTGCTCGGCGACGACCGGCGACGCCGCTCACCGATCATCGCCCAGTGGTCGGAGCTGCTCGATGGAGCGCTCCGCCGTGCAGCCGATCATGGTCGAAACCCACCCGACGCTTGA
- a CDS encoding enoyl-CoA hydratase family protein yields MTTASPTTPPTADSPVVLRSDNDRIATLTLDSPENRNALSSRLVGELAAHLRDVEADDAVRAVVLTHTGNTFCAGADLAEGAREGGPAKGVARLVALLRQIIELDKPVVAKVDGNVRAGGLGLFAACDLTVAGLTSSFALTEARLGLSPAVISLTVLPRLTDRAASRYYLTGDRFDAAEAERIGLVTITAEDPDAAVAELAASFRRCSAQGLAASKQLTTHAMLTTFDSDAERLIEMSATLFSSEDAQEGIASFMERRPPRWAE; encoded by the coding sequence ATGACCACCGCATCACCCACCACCCCACCCACCGCAGACTCGCCGGTCGTCCTCCGCTCCGATAACGACAGGATCGCAACGCTCACGTTGGATTCGCCGGAGAACCGCAACGCGCTGAGCTCGCGGTTGGTCGGGGAACTCGCCGCCCACCTCCGCGACGTCGAGGCCGACGATGCGGTGCGCGCCGTGGTGCTCACCCACACCGGCAACACGTTCTGCGCGGGGGCCGACCTGGCCGAAGGAGCCCGCGAGGGCGGCCCGGCAAAGGGCGTGGCACGTCTGGTTGCGCTGTTGCGCCAGATCATCGAGCTGGACAAACCGGTGGTGGCGAAAGTGGACGGCAACGTTCGTGCGGGCGGGCTAGGACTGTTTGCGGCGTGCGACCTCACCGTCGCCGGGCTCACCTCAAGCTTTGCGCTGACCGAGGCCCGCCTGGGGCTGTCCCCGGCGGTCATCTCGCTCACGGTGTTGCCGCGTCTGACCGACCGCGCGGCGTCGCGCTACTACCTCACCGGCGATCGCTTCGATGCAGCCGAGGCAGAACGAATCGGTCTGGTCACGATCACGGCGGAGGACCCCGATGCGGCCGTGGCCGAGCTTGCAGCCTCGTTCCGAAGGTGCTCGGCCCAGGGCTTGGCCGCCTCGAAACAGCTCACCACCCACGCGATGCTCACGACGTTCGACTCCGATGCCGAGCGCCTGATCGAGATGTCGGCAACGCTTTTCTCGTCCGAGGATGCACAAGAGGGCATCGCGTCGTTCATGGAACGCCGACCGCCGCGCTGGGCAGAGTGA
- a CDS encoding biotin/lipoyl-binding protein translates to MITSVLVANRGEIARRVFRTCRDLGIFTVAVFSDADANEPFVAEADAAVRLPGDSATDTYLRAELIIEAARRCGADAVHPGYGFLSENASFARQVIDAGLTWIGPPPESIDTMGSKIESKALMAEAGVPVLDRIDPDAITEAHLPVLIKASSGGGGRGMRIVTDLASLADELELASAEAASAFGDPTVFCEPYLKTGRHIEVQVMADQHGTIWAVGERECSIQRRHQKIVEEAPSPLVERVDGMRDRLFEASSAATAAIGYVGAGTVEFLADESGAFYFLEMNTRLQVEHPVTEATTGTDLVALQLHLAEGGTLDEHPPPTGGHAIEVRLYAEDPANSWQPQSGTLHRFSVPGVASEFDLPPGFEAGAGSGIRLDSGVADGSVVGTHYDPMLAKLIAWAPTRAEATRRLATALRNSRIHGVGTNRALLVRILEHPSFQAGDTDTAFLDRHGLEVLSGPLADEEATSVAALAAALALAARNRRDATVLGGLPSGWRNIVSQPQQKSFRRVGGPDAGGTDTIEVSYRISRDGLLAVGHDDVQLVSMEPDRVVLRTNGVQRRFEVATYDRLVSIDSPLGPVALELLSRFPSAEDHTAPGSLLAPMPGSIVRIAVAEGDQVGAGQPLLWLEAMKMQHQVTAPVTGTVAELHVTEGQQVEVGAVLAVVTEEDT, encoded by the coding sequence ATGATCACCTCAGTGCTGGTCGCCAACCGCGGCGAGATCGCCCGTCGGGTGTTCCGCACCTGCCGAGACCTGGGCATCTTCACCGTTGCGGTGTTCTCCGATGCCGATGCCAACGAGCCCTTCGTCGCCGAGGCGGACGCTGCGGTGCGGCTGCCCGGCGACAGCGCAACCGACACCTACCTGCGGGCCGAGCTGATCATCGAGGCCGCCCGGCGCTGCGGCGCCGACGCCGTGCATCCGGGCTACGGCTTCCTCAGCGAGAACGCATCGTTTGCCCGCCAGGTGATCGATGCCGGCCTCACCTGGATCGGCCCACCGCCCGAGTCGATCGACACGATGGGATCCAAGATCGAGTCGAAGGCGCTAATGGCGGAGGCGGGCGTCCCCGTGCTCGACCGGATCGATCCCGACGCGATCACCGAAGCGCACCTTCCCGTGCTCATCAAGGCGTCGTCGGGGGGCGGCGGACGCGGGATGAGGATCGTGACCGACTTGGCGTCGCTGGCCGACGAGCTCGAGCTCGCCTCCGCCGAAGCCGCGTCTGCGTTCGGCGACCCGACGGTCTTCTGCGAGCCCTACCTCAAGACCGGGCGCCACATCGAGGTGCAGGTGATGGCCGACCAACACGGCACGATCTGGGCGGTCGGCGAACGGGAGTGCTCGATCCAACGGCGCCACCAGAAGATCGTGGAGGAAGCGCCGTCACCGCTGGTGGAGCGCGTCGATGGCATGCGCGACCGGCTCTTCGAGGCGTCGAGCGCCGCCACCGCTGCGATCGGTTACGTCGGCGCCGGCACCGTCGAGTTCCTCGCTGACGAGTCGGGAGCGTTCTACTTCCTGGAGATGAACACCCGGCTCCAGGTGGAGCACCCGGTCACCGAGGCGACCACGGGAACCGACCTCGTCGCACTTCAACTTCACCTGGCCGAAGGGGGCACCCTCGACGAGCATCCCCCGCCCACCGGCGGGCACGCCATCGAGGTGCGCCTGTACGCAGAGGACCCGGCGAACAGCTGGCAGCCCCAGAGCGGCACGCTGCATCGCTTCTCCGTGCCGGGCGTCGCCTCCGAGTTCGACCTGCCGCCCGGCTTCGAGGCCGGTGCCGGTTCGGGGATTCGGCTCGACAGCGGGGTGGCCGACGGCTCCGTCGTCGGTACCCACTACGACCCGATGCTGGCCAAGCTGATCGCCTGGGCGCCCACCCGAGCCGAGGCGACGCGCCGCTTGGCCACAGCGCTGCGCAACTCCAGGATTCACGGCGTCGGCACCAACCGGGCGTTGCTCGTTCGCATCCTCGAACACCCGTCCTTCCAGGCCGGCGACACCGACACGGCGTTTCTCGACCGTCACGGGCTCGAGGTGCTCAGCGGGCCGCTCGCCGACGAGGAGGCCACCTCGGTCGCTGCGCTCGCCGCAGCCCTCGCGCTGGCTGCGCGGAACAGGCGCGACGCGACGGTGCTTGGTGGGTTGCCGAGCGGCTGGCGCAACATCGTGTCGCAACCCCAGCAGAAGTCGTTCCGTCGAGTGGGCGGGCCGGACGCCGGGGGGACCGACACGATCGAGGTGTCCTACCGGATCTCCCGCGACGGCCTGCTGGCCGTCGGTCACGACGATGTGCAGCTGGTTTCGATGGAGCCGGATCGGGTGGTGCTCCGCACGAACGGCGTGCAACGCCGCTTCGAGGTCGCTACCTACGACCGCCTCGTGTCCATCGACTCGCCGCTCGGTCCGGTGGCGTTGGAACTGCTCAGCCGGTTTCCGAGCGCAGAGGACCACACGGCGCCCGGGTCGCTGCTGGCGCCCATGCCCGGCTCGATCGTGCGGATCGCCGTCGCCGAGGGCGACCAGGTCGGCGCCGGACAGCCGCTGTTGTGGCTGGAGGCAATGAAGATGCAACACCAGGTCACTGCGCCGGTCACCGGCACGGTCGCCGAACTGCACGTCACCGAAGGACAACAGGTTGAGGTGGGCGCCGTGCTCGCCGTCGTCACCGAGGAGGACACATGA
- a CDS encoding acyl-CoA carboxylase subunit beta — protein MTRLTSSLDTTSEDFAANRQSLLDQVADLDAEHATAVGGGGAKYTERHRNRGKLPVRERIELLLDEDSPFMELSGLAAWGSDFAVGASVVTGIGVVSGVECMISASDPTVRGGASNPWTLKKVLRANEIALTNRLPMINLTESGGADLPTQKEIFIPGGAMFRDLTRLSAAGIPVVSLVFGNSTAGGAYVPGMSDYVVMIKERSKVFLAGPPLVKMATGEDSDDESLGGADMHARTSGLADYFAVDEHDAIRLGRRIVARLNWDKHGPAPRQAVSPPRYDEDELLGLVPTDPKMPFDPREVIARVVDGSDFDEFKPLYGSSLVTGWAQLHGYPIGILANARGVLFSEEAQKAAQFIQLANQINTPLIFLQNTTGYMVGEEYERGGIIKHGAMMVNAVANSKVPHITLVMASSYGAGNYGMCGRAFEPRFLFSWPNAKSAVMGPQQLAGVISIVARQSAESRGNPYDEDADAAMKEMIEAQIEAESTAKFLSGRLLDDGIIDPRDTRTVLGLALSAIHSAPVQGADGFGTFRM, from the coding sequence ATGACCAGGCTGACGTCCTCCCTCGACACCACCAGCGAGGACTTCGCTGCCAACCGGCAATCCCTGCTCGATCAGGTTGCCGACCTCGACGCCGAGCACGCCACCGCGGTCGGCGGGGGCGGCGCCAAATACACCGAGCGCCACCGGAACCGCGGCAAGTTGCCGGTTCGCGAACGCATCGAGCTGTTGTTGGACGAGGACTCGCCGTTCATGGAACTGTCGGGGCTCGCCGCATGGGGCAGCGACTTCGCCGTCGGGGCCAGCGTGGTGACGGGCATCGGTGTCGTCTCGGGCGTCGAATGCATGATCAGCGCCAGCGATCCCACCGTGCGGGGCGGGGCGAGCAACCCGTGGACCCTCAAGAAGGTGCTGCGGGCCAACGAGATCGCGCTGACCAACCGGTTGCCGATGATCAACCTGACCGAGTCCGGCGGCGCGGACCTTCCGACCCAGAAGGAGATCTTCATCCCCGGCGGGGCCATGTTCCGCGACCTCACCCGGCTCTCGGCGGCGGGCATCCCGGTCGTCTCCCTGGTGTTCGGCAACTCCACGGCCGGCGGGGCGTACGTCCCGGGCATGTCGGACTACGTCGTGATGATCAAGGAGCGCTCCAAGGTGTTCCTGGCCGGCCCGCCGCTGGTGAAGATGGCGACCGGCGAGGACTCCGACGACGAGTCGCTCGGGGGCGCCGACATGCACGCACGCACCTCGGGCCTCGCCGACTACTTCGCCGTCGACGAACACGACGCCATCCGGCTCGGCCGACGCATCGTCGCTCGCCTGAACTGGGACAAGCACGGTCCGGCCCCACGCCAGGCTGTCTCCCCACCACGCTACGACGAGGATGAACTGCTCGGCCTGGTGCCGACCGACCCCAAGATGCCGTTCGACCCCCGAGAGGTGATCGCCCGCGTCGTCGACGGGTCGGACTTCGACGAGTTCAAGCCGCTCTACGGTTCGTCGCTGGTCACCGGATGGGCGCAACTCCATGGCTATCCCATCGGCATTCTGGCCAACGCACGAGGGGTGCTCTTCAGCGAGGAGGCACAGAAGGCCGCCCAGTTCATCCAGCTGGCCAACCAGATCAACACGCCGCTGATCTTCCTTCAGAACACCACCGGATACATGGTCGGCGAGGAGTACGAGCGGGGCGGCATCATCAAGCACGGGGCGATGATGGTGAACGCCGTCGCCAACTCGAAGGTGCCCCACATCACCCTGGTGATGGCGTCGTCCTACGGCGCCGGCAACTACGGCATGTGCGGGCGGGCCTTCGAGCCCCGCTTCCTGTTCAGCTGGCCAAACGCAAAGTCGGCGGTGATGGGCCCCCAACAGCTCGCCGGGGTGATCTCGATCGTCGCCCGGCAGTCGGCCGAGTCCCGAGGCAACCCCTACGACGAGGACGCCGACGCCGCCATGAAGGAGATGATCGAGGCGCAGATCGAGGCCGAATCGACGGCCAAGTTTCTGTCCGGCCGGCTGCTCGACGACGGGATCATCGACCCGCGGGACACCCGCACCGTGCTGGGGTTGGCGCTCTCGGCCATCCACTCGGCGCCCGTTCAAGGGGCCGACGGCTTCGGCACGTTCAGGATGTGA
- a CDS encoding acyl-CoA dehydrogenase family protein, with the protein MASFTSRFDPRGTAVSTPDPNGANPFDTPERHELRRTVRRFVEREILDHLGDWERDGELPRSLHRLAGDLGLIGLGFPDRVGGGGGDIVDVVTMVEEMHYAGVSGGLIASLFTAGISAPHIAKAGDPYQVDRWVRPTLAGTAIGSLAITEPGTGSDVAGIRTSAVRDGDHFVLNGAKTFITSGVRADYITTAVRTGGDGAHGISLVVVDTDTEGFEVTRQLDKMGWRCSDTAELSYVDCRVPVANLVGAEGGGFGQIADNFVDERISLAVQAYAAAQRALDITVEWCRARETFGRPLISRQTVQHTLTNMARRIDVARVYTRDVAARHARGEADLIAEVCFAKNTAVEAGEWVVDQAVQLHGGMGYMTESEVERHYRDMRILGIGGGTNEIMTGLAGKLLGYTS; encoded by the coding sequence ATGGCTTCGTTCACGTCACGTTTCGATCCCAGAGGTACTGCTGTGAGCACACCCGACCCCAACGGCGCCAACCCGTTTGACACCCCTGAGCGCCACGAGCTGCGACGGACGGTTCGCCGCTTTGTCGAACGTGAGATCCTCGATCACCTCGGCGACTGGGAACGAGACGGGGAGCTACCTCGCTCGCTGCACCGCCTCGCCGGGGATCTCGGCCTGATCGGCCTCGGCTTCCCCGACCGGGTTGGCGGCGGCGGTGGGGACATCGTCGACGTGGTGACGATGGTGGAGGAGATGCACTACGCCGGCGTGTCCGGGGGCCTGATCGCTTCGCTCTTCACCGCCGGCATCTCGGCGCCCCACATCGCCAAGGCCGGGGACCCGTACCAGGTGGACCGTTGGGTTCGCCCGACGCTGGCCGGGACGGCAATCGGGTCGCTGGCGATCACCGAACCCGGCACCGGCTCCGACGTTGCCGGCATCCGAACCTCGGCGGTTCGCGACGGCGATCACTTCGTCCTCAACGGGGCGAAAACGTTCATCACCTCCGGTGTCCGGGCGGACTACATCACCACTGCGGTGCGCACGGGCGGCGACGGGGCTCACGGGATCTCGCTCGTCGTCGTCGACACCGACACCGAGGGGTTCGAGGTGACCCGCCAGCTCGACAAGATGGGGTGGCGATGCTCGGACACCGCCGAGCTGTCGTATGTGGACTGTCGGGTGCCGGTCGCCAACCTTGTCGGCGCCGAGGGCGGCGGGTTCGGCCAGATCGCCGACAACTTCGTCGACGAACGGATCTCCCTGGCGGTGCAGGCCTATGCGGCGGCGCAGCGGGCACTCGACATCACCGTCGAGTGGTGCCGAGCCCGGGAGACGTTCGGCCGACCACTGATCTCGCGTCAGACCGTGCAACACACCCTGACCAACATGGCCCGACGCATCGATGTGGCCAGGGTGTATACCCGTGACGTGGCCGCCCGGCATGCCCGGGGGGAAGCCGACCTGATCGCCGAGGTGTGCTTCGCCAAGAACACCGCCGTCGAGGCGGGCGAGTGGGTGGTCGATCAGGCGGTGCAACTTCATGGGGGAATGGGATACATGACCGAATCCGAAGTGGAGCGCCACTACCGCGACATGCGAATCCTTGGCATCGGCGGTGGCACCAACGAAATCATGACCGGCTTGGCCGGCAAGCTGCTGGGGTACACCTCATGA
- a CDS encoding TIGR03617 family F420-dependent LLM class oxidoreductase: MAKPNEVASRAEALAAAGVDGIFTFEGPHDVFLPLILAADTGCHLYTNVAIAFPRSPMHLAYTAWDLAELSDGRFSLGLGTQIKAHVERRYGSTWSSPVGRMREWVEAIRAIGRTWQNGEPLGYVGEHTSHTLMTPAFEPGPLPSGPPPIWLGALGPAMTRLATAVADGMLVHPFTSDRHLANVTLPRIQAGLEAAGRPRSDLTVVGQAIVACATDPVAQADADTAARWMIAFYGSTPAYVPVLETEGRDHLHPELRALSREGRWDEMAALVDDDLLDAVVLRGDPAQVATRLVARFGDDVDRVALSTPGGITDDALTALVAEARTTFDHTPRGARNARPT; the protein is encoded by the coding sequence ATGGCCAAACCCAACGAGGTGGCGAGCCGGGCCGAAGCCCTCGCCGCCGCCGGTGTCGACGGCATCTTCACCTTTGAGGGGCCCCACGACGTCTTCCTGCCCTTGATCCTCGCTGCAGACACCGGCTGCCACCTCTACACCAACGTGGCCATCGCCTTTCCTCGCTCGCCCATGCACCTCGCTTACACGGCGTGGGACCTGGCAGAGCTCAGCGATGGCCGCTTCTCGCTCGGCCTCGGCACCCAGATCAAGGCGCACGTCGAGCGGCGCTACGGGTCGACGTGGTCCAGCCCGGTGGGTCGAATGCGCGAGTGGGTCGAGGCAATTCGCGCCATCGGCCGGACGTGGCAGAACGGTGAACCGTTGGGGTACGTCGGCGAGCACACCAGCCACACCCTCATGACCCCGGCCTTCGAACCCGGGCCGCTGCCATCGGGCCCGCCGCCGATCTGGCTCGGCGCTCTCGGCCCGGCCATGACCCGGCTGGCCACGGCCGTGGCCGACGGAATGCTGGTGCACCCCTTCACCTCGGACCGGCATTTGGCCAACGTCACCCTGCCCCGCATCCAGGCCGGGCTGGAGGCGGCCGGACGACCCCGGTCCGACCTCACCGTGGTGGGGCAGGCCATCGTGGCGTGCGCCACCGACCCCGTCGCCCAGGCCGATGCGGACACCGCAGCCCGTTGGATGATCGCCTTCTACGGCTCGACCCCCGCCTATGTCCCGGTGCTTGAGACCGAAGGCCGCGACCACCTCCACCCCGAGTTGCGGGCGTTGTCCCGCGAGGGACGATGGGACGAGATGGCCGCCCTGGTCGACGACGACCTGCTCGACGCCGTCGTGCTCCGCGGCGATCCCGCGCAGGTGGCCACCCGGCTGGTTGCCCGCTTCGGTGACGACGTTGACCGCGTGGCCCTCAGCACCCCGGGCGGCATCACCGACGACGCCCTCACCGCCCTCGTCGCCGAGGCGCGCACCACCTTCGACCACACACCCAGAGGAGCTCGCAATGCCCGTCCCACTTGA
- a CDS encoding arsenate reductase ArsC: MTDHPPEVLFVCVHNAGRSQMAAALLAHHAGDTVTVRSAGTAPAASINPAVVEVMAELGIDLLAAGARPKRLEDAAVDASNVVITMGCGDECPFYPGTRYLDWQLDDPAGQGVDAVRPIRDQIDQRVRALLAELVPQPPDRST, encoded by the coding sequence ATGACCGATCACCCACCCGAAGTCCTCTTCGTCTGCGTCCACAACGCCGGCCGCTCGCAGATGGCAGCCGCTCTGCTCGCTCATCATGCCGGAGACACCGTAACCGTCCGATCCGCCGGCACCGCTCCGGCCGCATCGATCAACCCCGCAGTAGTCGAGGTCATGGCCGAGCTGGGGATCGACCTGCTCGCAGCAGGCGCTCGACCCAAGCGACTCGAGGACGCTGCGGTCGATGCGTCGAACGTCGTGATCACCATGGGGTGCGGCGACGAGTGTCCGTTCTACCCGGGCACCCGCTACCTCGACTGGCAACTCGATGATCCGGCCGGACAGGGCGTCGACGCGGTTCGTCCCATCCGCGACCAGATCGACCAGCGTGTCCGGGCCCTCCTGGCAGAACTCGTCCCCCAACCACCTGACCGGTCAACCTGA